In the genome of Gloeotrichia echinulata CP02, one region contains:
- a CDS encoding long-chain-fatty-acid--CoA ligase, translating into MNYNNEITTLADLTRVQASRFPDKKALIFKGYPLTYIQLNTRSNLVAHALLAQGIKSHSRVGLLAKDSIKSYEILFGCSKINAVTVPINWRLSAPEVSYILKDANIEILFVGNEFHRLVTSISDDINGITIISLEESTQTWLNYDNWLLGNINHDINITVEPNDIAVQVYTSGTTGRPKGVQLTHYSLFAIFQEIGKQGETWIDWNESDKSLLTLPIFHIGGLWWAIRGLAVGAENILLEAFIAFQVFEAIEKYSITKIAMVPAMMQVLLAEPGLEETNFSSLQYIVYGGSPIAQTLLAEAMAKFPSKFVQVYGMTETGNCAVSLSSEDHESGDSERLKSVGKALPGVYLKIIDSNTTILPVGKVGEICIKSLANMVGYWKLPEATANTLIDGWIHTGDAGYLDEAGYLYICDRFKDMICYGGENIYPAEIENVLFEHPAVMDIAVIGVPDKRWGETIKAIVVLRAGMSATPSDIINFAQGKLANFKIPKTVEFTDSLPKTPSGKVQKSKLREKYGKGN; encoded by the coding sequence ATGAACTATAACAACGAAATTACAACCTTAGCAGATCTAACTCGTGTGCAAGCCTCTCGATTTCCAGATAAGAAAGCACTGATATTTAAGGGGTATCCTCTAACTTACATACAATTAAATACTCGGTCTAATCTTGTGGCTCATGCACTTTTAGCGCAAGGAATAAAATCTCATTCACGAGTTGGTTTATTAGCTAAAGATTCGATAAAAAGCTATGAAATATTATTTGGTTGCTCCAAAATTAATGCTGTTACTGTACCTATCAATTGGCGCTTATCTGCTCCAGAAGTGAGTTATATTCTCAAGGATGCTAATATAGAAATCCTTTTTGTTGGCAATGAATTTCATAGGTTAGTCACATCTATTAGTGATGACATTAATGGTATAACTATCATTTCTTTAGAAGAATCTACACAAACATGGTTGAATTATGATAATTGGCTACTAGGTAATATTAATCATGATATAAATATTACTGTTGAGCCAAATGATATAGCAGTCCAAGTGTATACCAGTGGGACAACTGGACGTCCTAAAGGTGTCCAACTAACACATTACAGTTTATTTGCTATTTTTCAAGAAATAGGTAAACAAGGTGAAACTTGGATAGATTGGAATGAAAGTGATAAAAGTCTTTTGACATTACCGATATTTCATATAGGTGGTTTATGGTGGGCTATTCGCGGTTTAGCAGTTGGTGCTGAAAATATTTTACTAGAAGCTTTTATAGCATTTCAAGTTTTTGAAGCTATTGAAAAATATAGTATTACAAAAATTGCTATGGTACCGGCAATGATGCAAGTTTTGTTGGCCGAACCTGGATTAGAGGAAACTAATTTTTCATCGCTGCAATACATTGTATATGGGGGATCTCCCATTGCTCAAACGTTATTAGCCGAGGCTATGGCTAAATTTCCTAGTAAATTCGTCCAAGTCTACGGGATGACTGAAACCGGAAATTGTGCTGTATCTTTATCATCAGAGGATCATGAATCTGGAGATTCAGAGAGATTAAAGTCCGTCGGTAAAGCTTTACCTGGGGTTTATCTGAAGATTATAGACAGTAATACTACTATTTTACCTGTTGGTAAAGTGGGTGAAATCTGTATAAAATCACTAGCAAATATGGTTGGTTATTGGAAATTACCTGAAGCCACAGCTAATACATTAATTGATGGTTGGATACATACGGGAGATGCAGGATATCTTGATGAAGCTGGTTATTTATATATATGTGATCGCTTTAAGGACATGATTTGCTACGGGGGTGAAAATATCTACCCGGCGGAAATTGAAAATGTTCTCTTTGAACATCCAGCAGTTATGGACATAGCAGTAATTGGTGTTCCAGATAAACGTTGGGGAGAAACTATTAAAGCTATTGTCGTTTTAAGAGCCGGAATGAGTGCGACACCTAGCGATATAATTAATTTTGCACAGGGTAAACTAGCAAATTTTAAAATCCCTAAAACTGTAGAATTTACTGACTCTTTACCCAAAACACCAAGTGGAAAAGTGCAAAAGAGTAAACTGCGAGAGAAATATGGGAAAGGTAATTAG
- a CDS encoding amino acid adenylation domain-containing protein, protein MNLVEFLQELASQNVELWKDGEQLRYFAPQDVLTPTFLKKLKEHKTEILAFLQDNGNISRFYPLSHGQQGLWFLYQLAPESAAYNVAFTTHIHSDLNVPALQRAFQLLITRHATLRTTFLQNGNKPIQEIQAYQEVCFEEIDASTWNQDQLIKKVIEVYQRPFNLETGPVVRVSLFTKSAHYHTLVLAIHHIAVDGLSFGILLDELRLFYQAENEGLEVSLPPISWQYTNYVQWQAKMLASSTGEKLWDYWQKKLSGELPVLNLPTDNSGSQIYQDEGASYTFEINKELASQLTGLAMSEGATLYMILLAAFQILLHKYTGQEDIIVGSPSSCRNQAELTRTVGFFLNMLALRVNLSSNPIFQEFLSQVRQTVLEAISYQDYPSPLLVEKLQLHRDPTLKPLFRVAFNLVKVSQIGEILDLLNPSQVNTRVNWGGLLLEPFQIPQEEGQNDLILNLLETSDSLIGTIKYSKNLFNQTTITRLIDNFHTLLAGIVANPQQRISELPLLTKLEQDKLLVEWNNTQVNYPRDKSVHQLFEEQVERTPTAIALVWENQTLTYQELNQRANQLAHYLKTQGVKTDVLVGLCIGRSLEMIVGMLAILKAGGAYVPLDPTYPQARLNYMLSDAEVLVVLTQQQYLAQLEECTAKVVCLDSDWLVISELSQTNLVDIVSPSNLAYVIYTSGSTGQPKGVMIQHHCLVNFIQTAIVEYELTNSDRILQFASMSFDLAAEEIYPCLSCGATLVLRSDEMLSSVPTFIQKCQDWQLTVLDLPTAYWHLLTVELVREHLLLPDTLRLVIIGGEQVSPVQLRAWLEYVGSSPRLVNTYGPTEATVVTTLCKLSDLALEEVDRGGLSIGKPIHNVQVYILDKYLQPVPIGVHGELYIGGAGLSQGYLHRPDLTQEKFISVNTAQDTSIPQRLYKTGDLARYLPDGNIQFLGRIDHQVKIRGFRIELSEIETVISHHPQVQTSVVIARVDIPNHKRLVAYLVPHPGQTLEISQLRHFLATKLPEYMLPTELMILAALPLTPNGKVDRLALPIPDSHLSSTTDFVAPRTPIEEMLAVIWAEILGLDYIGVDDNFFELGGHSLLATQLISRCSKTFSVEIPLRCLFQFPTVAGFAQVINTLAQRDLSSSINPLSTIDLKKEAVLDPSLIEDIIPISYVKEPKSILLTGATGFLGVNLLYELLIQSSANIYCLIRSHNLEEAQKKIESKLQAYSLWKQEFSQRIIPVLGELSKPLLGLQKPEFHELASRIDTIYHNGALVNFIYPYSMLKAVNVLGTQEIIRLASQIKTKPLHYISTLSIFDSSAYPREQIIQESDPLDYPPDIDSGYIQSKWVAEKLVMQARDRGLPVCIYRPGRITGHSQTGICNTSDDLFAKFLKGCIELGVMLTDESTIEMIPVDYVSQAIVYLSRQQKSLGKAFHLINHNSSRMKDLAEWIRTFGYPVELLSYDNWRKELSRRLKDAQDNPLYLVLQLIETLKNQPIEIKFDCENTLNGLDNIYRCPHVNDKLIGTYFSYFISSGFLNYPLL, encoded by the coding sequence ATGAATTTAGTTGAATTTCTCCAAGAACTTGCATCTCAGAATGTGGAATTGTGGAAAGATGGTGAACAACTGCGCTATTTTGCTCCCCAGGATGTTTTAACTCCTACATTCTTAAAAAAGCTTAAGGAACATAAGACAGAAATCCTAGCATTCCTGCAAGATAATGGGAATATTTCTAGGTTTTATCCTCTTTCTCATGGACAACAAGGGTTATGGTTTTTGTACCAGCTTGCACCAGAAAGTGCTGCTTATAATGTTGCTTTCACCACACACATCCACTCTGATTTAAATGTTCCTGCTCTGCAGCGAGCTTTCCAATTATTGATAACTCGTCACGCAACACTGCGGACTACTTTTTTACAAAATGGTAATAAACCTATTCAAGAAATTCAAGCATACCAAGAAGTATGTTTTGAAGAAATTGACGCCTCAACTTGGAACCAAGATCAACTAATTAAAAAGGTGATTGAGGTATATCAGCGCCCCTTTAACTTGGAAACAGGTCCAGTAGTTAGGGTAAGTCTGTTTACTAAATCTGCACATTATCATACCCTTGTACTAGCAATACACCATATTGCTGTTGATGGCTTGTCATTTGGGATTCTTCTAGACGAGTTGCGTTTATTTTATCAGGCAGAAAATGAAGGTTTAGAAGTTTCATTACCTCCCATTAGTTGGCAATATACGAACTACGTGCAGTGGCAAGCTAAGATGCTAGCAAGTTCTACTGGTGAAAAGTTATGGGACTACTGGCAAAAAAAGTTATCTGGTGAATTGCCAGTGTTAAATTTACCTACGGATAACTCTGGATCTCAGATATATCAGGATGAAGGAGCTTCTTATACCTTTGAAATAAATAAGGAACTAGCCTCTCAATTAACAGGGTTGGCTATGTCTGAAGGAGCAACTCTTTATATGATTCTGCTTGCAGCCTTTCAAATATTGCTGCATAAGTATACAGGTCAGGAAGATATTATTGTTGGTTCTCCAAGCAGTTGCAGAAATCAAGCTGAATTGACTAGAACGGTAGGTTTCTTTTTAAATATGCTGGCTTTGCGGGTGAATCTGAGCAGTAACCCCATCTTTCAAGAGTTTCTTAGTCAAGTGCGTCAGACAGTTTTGGAAGCGATCAGCTATCAAGATTATCCTTCCCCTTTATTGGTTGAGAAATTGCAATTACACCGTGATCCCACCCTTAAACCGCTTTTTCGCGTTGCTTTCAACCTCGTAAAAGTGTCACAAATAGGGGAAATTTTAGATTTACTTAACCCCAGTCAAGTAAACACTAGAGTTAATTGGGGTGGATTATTACTTGAACCTTTTCAAATACCACAGGAAGAAGGTCAAAATGATCTAATCTTAAATTTATTAGAAACATCAGACTCACTTATTGGTACGATCAAGTATAGCAAAAATTTATTTAATCAGACTACAATTACTCGATTAATAGATAATTTCCACACGCTACTGGCAGGGATTGTCGCCAATCCACAGCAGCGGATTTCAGAATTACCGCTATTGACAAAGTTAGAGCAAGATAAATTACTAGTGGAATGGAACAATACTCAGGTAAATTATCCCAGGGATAAAAGTGTTCATCAACTATTTGAAGAACAAGTAGAACGCACCCCAACAGCAATAGCATTGGTGTGGGAAAACCAAACACTGACCTACCAAGAGTTGAATCAGCGAGCGAACCAATTAGCGCACTATTTGAAAACTCAAGGTGTCAAGACAGATGTGTTAGTCGGTCTGTGTATAGGACGTAGTTTAGAAATGATAGTGGGAATGTTAGCCATCCTCAAGGCAGGTGGGGCTTATGTACCACTTGATCCCACCTATCCCCAAGCCCGCCTAAACTATATGTTGTCAGATGCAGAAGTATTAGTGGTATTAACTCAACAGCAATACTTGGCGCAGCTTGAGGAATGTACAGCAAAAGTAGTTTGTTTGGATAGTGATTGGCTGGTCATTTCTGAGTTAAGTCAGACTAATTTAGTTGACATTGTTAGCCCGTCAAATCTGGCTTATGTAATTTATACATCAGGTTCGACAGGTCAACCCAAGGGGGTGATGATTCAACATCACTGTTTAGTCAACTTCATCCAAACGGCAATAGTTGAATATGAATTAACAAACAGCGATCGCATTTTGCAATTTGCTTCGATGAGTTTTGATCTCGCAGCGGAAGAAATTTATCCTTGTTTAAGTTGTGGCGCAACGCTAGTTTTACGTAGCGATGAAATGTTAAGTTCTGTGCCAACGTTTATCCAAAAGTGCCAAGATTGGCAGTTAACAGTATTAGACTTACCAACAGCATATTGGCATTTACTAACTGTAGAATTGGTGCGTGAGCATCTATTGCTACCTGATACCCTCCGATTGGTAATTATTGGTGGAGAACAAGTATCACCAGTCCAATTAAGAGCATGGTTGGAGTATGTGGGTAGTAGCCCACGGTTAGTAAATACTTATGGACCCACTGAAGCAACTGTAGTAACAACGTTGTGTAAATTATCCGATTTAGCCCTGGAAGAAGTAGATAGGGGAGGGTTGTCAATTGGTAAACCCATTCATAATGTCCAAGTCTATATATTAGATAAATATCTGCAACCAGTTCCTATTGGTGTTCATGGAGAACTTTATATTGGCGGTGCTGGTTTATCTCAGGGTTATCTTCACCGTCCTGATTTGACACAGGAGAAGTTCATTTCTGTCAACACAGCACAAGATACAAGTATTCCTCAACGGCTATATAAAACAGGAGATTTAGCTCGTTATTTACCAGATGGAAATATTCAGTTTCTGGGACGGATTGATCATCAAGTCAAGATTCGTGGTTTCCGCATTGAGTTAAGTGAAATAGAAACTGTAATCAGTCACCATCCTCAAGTTCAAACTAGTGTAGTTATTGCCAGAGTTGATATTCCCAATCATAAACGCTTAGTTGCTTATCTTGTCCCACATCCAGGTCAGACATTAGAAATCAGCCAGTTGCGCCACTTCCTCGCTACTAAACTGCCTGAGTATATGCTCCCAACTGAATTGATGATTTTGGCGGCTCTTCCCCTCACTCCTAATGGTAAAGTAGACCGTCTCGCCTTGCCAATCCCTGATTCTCATCTTTCCTCTACCACAGATTTTGTTGCTCCCCGCACTCCTATCGAAGAAATGTTAGCTGTGATTTGGGCAGAAATTCTCGGACTAGACTACATCGGTGTTGACGATAATTTCTTTGAACTTGGTGGACATTCTCTTTTAGCTACACAACTCATTTCTCGATGTTCTAAAACTTTCTCTGTAGAAATACCCTTACGTTGCCTATTTCAGTTTCCAACTGTGGCTGGATTTGCCCAAGTTATAAATACTCTGGCTCAGAGAGATTTATCCAGTTCAATTAATCCACTTTCAACTATAGACTTGAAGAAGGAAGCTGTTTTAGACCCCTCATTGATTGAGGATATTATACCCATTTCCTATGTTAAGGAACCAAAATCTATCCTATTGACTGGGGCGACAGGTTTTTTAGGCGTAAATTTACTCTATGAATTGCTTATCCAAAGTTCAGCTAATATCTATTGTCTAATTCGTTCACATAATCTAGAAGAAGCACAGAAAAAAATTGAAAGCAAACTTCAAGCGTATTCTCTTTGGAAGCAAGAATTTTCCCAAAGGATAATTCCTGTGCTTGGAGAACTTTCTAAACCACTTTTAGGTTTACAGAAACCGGAATTTCATGAATTAGCGAGTCGAATAGATACCATTTACCATAATGGCGCTTTAGTTAATTTTATTTATCCTTACTCCATGCTCAAAGCAGTCAATGTTCTTGGGACTCAAGAGATTATTAGATTAGCCTCTCAAATTAAAACTAAACCTTTGCATTACATTTCGACGCTATCTATTTTTGATTCATCTGCATATCCGAGGGAGCAGATAATTCAAGAATCAGATCCACTTGACTACCCCCCAGATATAGATAGTGGTTACATCCAGAGTAAATGGGTTGCAGAGAAGTTAGTTATGCAGGCACGGGATAGAGGGCTACCCGTATGTATTTATAGACCAGGTAGAATTACAGGTCATAGTCAAACAGGTATCTGTAATACATCTGATGACTTATTTGCCAAATTTCTCAAAGGCTGTATTGAGTTGGGAGTTATGCTGACGGATGAATCGACAATAGAAATGATTCCCGTAGATTATGTTAGTCAAGCGATTGTCTATCTTTCTCGACAGCAAAAATCTTTAGGCAAAGCTTTTCATTTAATTAATCATAACTCCTCACGCATGAAGGATTTAGCCGAATGGATTCGTACTTTTGGATATCCAGTTGAGCTATTATCCTATGATAATTGGCGAAAGGAATTATCCCGTCGTTTAAAAGATGCACAAGATAATCCATTGTATCTTGTTCTGCAATTGATTGAAACACTAAAAAATCAACCAATAGAAATTAAATTTGATTGCGAAAATACTTTAAATGGGCTGGACAATATATATAGATGTCCCCATGTAAATGATAAACTGATAGGGACTTACTTTTCCTATTTCATTAGCAGCGGTTTTTTGAATTATCCATTACTTTAA
- a CDS encoding acyl carrier protein — MTITTELQQQITLASLQEQKKHILFTYIRQQLVEFFNLSSVNDIKPEQNLIEIITDSLKAVDFKILLETSLNSKLRSTLLFEYPRLDLLVDYLVDEVLTTINNDNSVSTESNVIDWIEGEV, encoded by the coding sequence ATGACTATAACTACTGAATTACAACAACAAATAACCTTGGCTTCTTTACAAGAGCAAAAAAAGCATATTCTTTTTACATATATTCGCCAACAACTGGTGGAATTTTTTAATTTGTCTTCTGTAAACGATATTAAGCCAGAACAAAACTTGATTGAAATCATAACTGATTCCTTAAAAGCTGTTGATTTTAAAATTCTCCTAGAAACGTCTTTGAATAGTAAGTTACGTAGCACTTTACTATTTGAATATCCTAGACTAGATTTGTTGGTCGATTATTTGGTTGATGAAGTATTAACCACAATTAACAATGATAACTCTGTCTCTACAGAAAGTAATGTAATTGATTGGATAGAAGGTGAAGTATGA
- a CDS encoding FcoT family thioesterase encodes MNSNQQSPKLNDVSQFLLDMFLEPYKDNCKYLKNAHIQDSKDGIPLHKWQNIDETEWIIKGDFSIPESCYIDDTGHFNAVEFNICYNQLCYILVAYLVENKLLDSMKYWDLKTYKQRQLSNCLIAKFSSKFKKQINARRFQGLLSINKSSSRGNLIILKTSCAFYDDNEGWAEGDVTIAILNEVETIEPVKERAIA; translated from the coding sequence ATGAATAGCAATCAGCAAAGTCCAAAACTAAACGATGTTAGCCAGTTTTTATTGGATATGTTTCTTGAGCCATACAAAGATAACTGCAAATATCTAAAAAATGCTCATATTCAAGATTCAAAGGACGGAATACCACTTCACAAATGGCAAAATATAGATGAGACTGAATGGATTATTAAAGGTGATTTTTCCATTCCGGAATCTTGCTATATTGATGACACAGGACACTTTAATGCGGTAGAATTTAACATTTGTTACAATCAGTTGTGTTACATTTTAGTCGCTTACTTAGTTGAAAATAAATTACTAGATTCCATGAAATATTGGGATTTAAAAACATATAAACAGCGCCAGCTAAGTAATTGTTTAATTGCTAAATTCTCCAGCAAATTCAAAAAACAAATAAACGCCAGGCGTTTTCAAGGATTACTATCAATTAACAAGTCTTCATCTCGAGGTAATTTGATAATATTGAAAACTTCTTGTGCCTTCTATGATGATAATGAGGGGTGGGCTGAAGGTGATGTTACAATTGCCATATTAAACGAAGTAGAAACCATTGAGCCTGTCAAAGAAAGGGCAATTGCTTAG
- a CDS encoding TauD/TfdA family dioxygenase, whose amino-acid sequence MKINRPSPEHIGAEIVEIDIALISEAEINLIKQVVYDHKLVVFREQNIDDNQYLEFARKIGTPQIYPQSNYHHPDYPEIFVSSNVPKDDKKFGVSGTGKYWHTDCAFLDEPLPLTMLYPQVLPNSIRETYYIDMGLVYQKMPSNLKSFVNDKYMVHDGKWRYKVQEWDIDKAIIDILNDMGRQFPPVKHPAIITHPVTKEKILYMSQGFTTGILGLDYEINQELLQELFSFIEQEDHIHTHVWKEGDILLWDNRPLIHKASSVPKGEKSVSYRIGIYDNLPFYIS is encoded by the coding sequence ATGAAAATTAATAGACCATCTCCAGAACATATTGGTGCCGAAATTGTGGAGATAGACATTGCTTTGATTAGTGAAGCAGAAATCAATTTGATTAAACAGGTTGTATACGATCATAAATTAGTAGTTTTCCGGGAGCAAAATATTGACGATAATCAATATTTAGAATTTGCTCGCAAAATTGGTACCCCACAAATTTACCCTCAGAGTAACTATCATCATCCAGACTATCCTGAGATATTTGTTTCTTCAAATGTTCCAAAAGATGATAAAAAGTTTGGCGTTTCAGGAACTGGTAAATATTGGCATACCGACTGTGCATTTCTTGATGAACCTTTGCCATTAACTATGCTATATCCACAAGTTTTGCCAAATTCCATTAGAGAAACCTACTACATTGACATGGGGCTGGTTTATCAAAAGATGCCTTCAAATTTGAAAAGCTTTGTCAATGATAAATACATGGTGCATGATGGAAAATGGCGTTACAAAGTGCAAGAGTGGGATATTGACAAAGCAATTATAGATATTTTGAACGACATGGGTAGGCAATTCCCACCTGTGAAACATCCAGCTATCATTACACACCCTGTCACCAAGGAGAAAATCTTGTACATGAGCCAAGGTTTTACCACTGGTATCTTAGGTCTAGATTATGAAATAAATCAAGAATTGTTGCAGGAATTGTTTTCATTTATTGAGCAAGAAGATCATATACATACTCACGTATGGAAAGAGGGAGATATCCTGTTATGGGATAACAGACCACTAATTCATAAGGCATCTTCAGTACCAAAAGGTGAAAAAAGTGTTAGTTATCGTATAGGTATTTACGACAACTTACCGTTTTATATTTCCTAG
- the ctpA gene encoding carboxyl-terminal processing protease CtpA: MGLVMNKRIFRLGFSLLIAFCLALGGFIPPATALTPEQKLVSEVWRIVNRTYVDETFNHHNWAALREKALEKPLKNQEAAYNAIQTMLKNLDDPFTRFLDPEQYRSLQVNTSGELTGVGLQITLNSQTGKLEVIAPLAGSPGDKAGIKPGDRILKIEGVSTENLTLDEAAAKMRGRIGSSVTLLIERDNEEETEITIVRDRITLNPVVAELRSSAQGTPIGYLRLNQFNANASTELAHAITSLEKKGAAAYILDLRNNPGGLLQAGIEIARLWLDSGTIVYTVNRQGIQGSFEAFGPALTKDPLVILVNQGSASASEILAGALQDNGRAQLLGETTFGKGLIQSLFELSDGSGLAVTIAKYETPKHRDINKLGIKPDKVIPQQPITRKQIATAADQQYQAAVALLTKDSVMVGAK; encoded by the coding sequence ATGGGTTTGGTCATGAATAAAAGAATTTTTCGGCTGGGATTTTCACTGCTAATCGCATTTTGCTTGGCGCTGGGCGGATTTATCCCACCGGCGACAGCTTTGACACCGGAGCAAAAGCTGGTATCAGAAGTTTGGCGAATTGTCAATCGTACTTATGTGGATGAGACGTTTAATCATCACAATTGGGCTGCATTGCGGGAAAAAGCGCTAGAAAAGCCGCTGAAGAACCAGGAAGCAGCTTATAACGCCATTCAGACAATGCTGAAAAATCTAGATGACCCGTTTACCCGCTTTTTAGACCCGGAGCAATACCGGAGTTTGCAGGTAAATACTTCTGGAGAACTCACGGGGGTGGGATTGCAAATTACGCTGAATTCCCAGACTGGTAAGTTAGAAGTGATAGCACCTCTAGCGGGTTCACCAGGAGATAAAGCCGGGATTAAACCGGGCGATCGCATTCTCAAAATTGAAGGCGTCTCTACAGAGAATCTTACCCTAGATGAAGCCGCAGCGAAAATGCGTGGACGAATTGGCAGTTCCGTGACGCTGTTGATCGAACGCGATAACGAGGAAGAAACAGAAATCACCATAGTGCGCGATCGCATTACTTTGAATCCTGTAGTAGCCGAATTGCGTTCTTCCGCCCAGGGTACGCCCATTGGCTATCTTCGCCTGAATCAATTTAATGCCAATGCCTCAACGGAATTGGCACATGCTATTACTAGTTTAGAGAAAAAAGGTGCCGCTGCGTACATTTTAGATTTGCGAAATAATCCTGGTGGGCTACTACAAGCCGGAATTGAAATTGCCCGTTTGTGGTTAGACTCTGGTACCATCGTTTACACTGTAAATCGGCAAGGCATTCAGGGCAGTTTTGAAGCCTTTGGTCCAGCGCTAACCAAAGATCCCCTAGTAATTTTAGTCAATCAAGGTAGCGCCAGTGCTAGCGAAATTCTCGCCGGCGCACTCCAAGATAATGGACGTGCCCAACTCCTAGGCGAAACTACCTTTGGGAAGGGACTAATACAGTCCTTATTTGAATTATCGGATGGTTCTGGTTTGGCAGTCACAATTGCTAAGTATGAAACCCCCAAGCACCGAGATATTAACAAACTCGGTATTAAGCCAGACAAAGTGATTCCCCAACAGCCAATTACTCGCAAGCAGATTGCTACAGCAGCCGATCAACAATATCAAGCAGCGGTAGCATTATTAACAAAAGATTCCGTAATGGTGGGAGCAAAGTGA
- a CDS encoding transposase: MIVYEFKVKGKDKQYQAIDEAIRTSQFIQNKCLRYWMDNKGVGRYDLNKHCAVLASEFPFADELNSMARQSAAERSWSAIARFYDNCKKKVKGKKGFPKFKKNCRSVEYKSTGWKLNQTRKAITFSDKKGIGTLKLKGTYDLNYYDIKQIKRVRLVRRADGYYAQFAIDVDVRVETQPTNQVVGIDLGLKYFIADNKGNVEPSPQFYRKSQRQLKRSNRKKSKKFSLAKKKAKQQQSNNYHKARNRYARKHLRVSRQRKEYCKKLAYSVIQSNDLVAYEDLNVKGLVRNRHLAKSISDAGWYTFRQWLEYFGHKYGKVTVAVPAHNTSQNCSNCGEKVKKSLSTRTHVCPHCGFQEDRDVNAAINILIRGLSTVGHTGTYAGGDLPSWAVGVTLLSNGESVNLESPRL; encoded by the coding sequence ATGATCGTCTACGAGTTCAAGGTCAAGGGAAAAGACAAGCAATATCAAGCTATTGATGAGGCTATCCGCACATCTCAATTTATCCAAAACAAATGCTTACGCTATTGGATGGATAACAAAGGCGTTGGCAGGTATGACCTCAATAAACACTGTGCTGTATTAGCATCTGAATTTCCTTTTGCCGATGAACTCAATTCAATGGCTAGACAATCTGCTGCGGAACGTTCTTGGTCGGCGATTGCTCGGTTTTACGATAACTGCAAGAAGAAAGTTAAGGGGAAAAAGGGTTTTCCAAAGTTTAAGAAAAACTGCCGTTCAGTTGAGTATAAATCAACTGGGTGGAAGCTTAACCAGACTAGAAAAGCCATAACATTCTCAGATAAGAAAGGCATTGGAACTCTAAAGTTAAAGGGGACTTATGACCTAAATTACTACGACATCAAACAGATTAAACGTGTACGATTAGTGCGACGTGCTGACGGCTACTATGCCCAATTTGCAATTGATGTTGATGTCAGAGTGGAAACTCAACCCACCAATCAAGTAGTGGGTATTGACCTGGGATTGAAGTATTTCATTGCTGATAACAAAGGTAATGTAGAACCTTCTCCCCAGTTCTACCGCAAGTCCCAAAGACAGTTAAAGCGCTCTAACCGCAAGAAATCCAAGAAGTTTAGTTTAGCCAAAAAGAAGGCTAAACAACAGCAGTCCAACAATTACCACAAAGCTAGAAATAGATATGCCCGCAAACATTTAAGGGTAAGTAGGCAGCGAAAAGAGTATTGCAAAAAATTAGCGTACTCCGTCATCCAATCTAACGATTTGGTAGCCTATGAAGATTTAAATGTCAAAGGCTTGGTACGTAATCGACATCTAGCTAAATCAATCTCTGATGCTGGTTGGTACACTTTTCGTCAATGGTTAGAATACTTTGGTCATAAATATGGCAAGGTGACTGTTGCTGTCCCTGCTCACAATACTTCTCAAAATTGTTCTAACTGTGGTGAAAAAGTGAAAAAGTCTCTGTCTACTAGGACTCATGTTTGTCCTCACTGTGGATTCCAAGAAGACAGAGATGTCAATGCAGCAATCAACATTTTGATCAGGGGTCTAAGTACCGTGGGGCACACGGGAACTTACGCTGGGGGAGATTTGCCCTCTTGGGCAGTTGGGGTAACCCTGCTGTCTAATGGCGAGTCTGTGAACCTAGAATCCCCTCGCCTTTAG